Proteins found in one Euzebya sp. genomic segment:
- a CDS encoding acyl-CoA dehydrogenase family protein — translation MHFDFTDDAKDLAAGAREFLTGVYPPSAVRALWDDRGPRDRSSWTQLAETGFVGVAIAEAHGGLGLGDVEMALLLEEAGRANLPEPLLETAAVAAPTIAEAGGDAVAKEWLPRIAAGEAIVTVRLGDEPVALDADVADALLIEVDGALHLVGSDSFTATPAASIDGARRVFRVEATTSDATLLTDDAAHVARAFDRAATATASWLNGLGQRLLEMSVAYVSEREQFGRPVGSFQAVKHLLAETVLEVETSRAATWYAAYAVQHDLPDRVEAVSVAKSYASDAARLANTNALQAHGGIGFTWEHDLHLWLKRGKALEGAYGTAAWHRERIAAAILDR, via the coding sequence GTGCACTTCGACTTCACCGACGACGCGAAGGACCTGGCCGCTGGCGCCAGGGAGTTCCTCACCGGCGTGTACCCCCCCTCCGCCGTCCGCGCGCTGTGGGACGACCGCGGCCCACGGGACCGGTCGTCCTGGACCCAGCTGGCCGAGACCGGCTTCGTCGGCGTCGCCATCGCCGAGGCCCACGGCGGCCTCGGGCTGGGCGACGTCGAGATGGCGCTGCTGCTCGAGGAGGCCGGCCGGGCCAACCTGCCCGAGCCGCTGCTCGAGACCGCGGCGGTCGCCGCGCCGACCATCGCCGAGGCGGGTGGCGACGCCGTCGCCAAGGAGTGGCTGCCTCGCATCGCCGCGGGCGAGGCGATCGTGACCGTCCGCCTCGGCGACGAGCCCGTCGCGCTCGATGCCGACGTGGCCGACGCGCTGCTCATCGAGGTCGACGGGGCGCTGCACCTGGTCGGCTCGGACTCCTTCACCGCGACGCCCGCGGCGTCCATCGACGGCGCCCGGCGGGTGTTCCGGGTCGAGGCCACCACGTCGGACGCGACCCTGCTGACCGACGACGCCGCGCACGTCGCCCGCGCCTTCGACCGCGCCGCGACCGCGACCGCGTCCTGGCTGAACGGGCTCGGCCAGCGCCTGCTCGAGATGAGCGTCGCCTACGTGTCCGAGCGCGAGCAGTTCGGCCGGCCGGTCGGCTCCTTCCAGGCCGTCAAGCACCTGCTCGCCGAGACCGTCCTCGAGGTCGAGACCTCCCGGGCCGCGACGTGGTACGCCGCCTACGCGGTGCAGCACGACCTGCCGGACCGGGTCGAGGCGGTCAGCGTGGCGAAGTCCTACGCGAGCGACGCGGCACGGCTGGCCAACACCAACGCGCTGCAGGCCCACGGCGGGATCGGCTTCACCTGGGAGCACGACCTGCACCTGTGGCTCAAGCGGGGCAAGGCCCTCGAGGGCGCGTACGGCACGGCCGCCTGGCACCGCGAGCGCATCGCCGCCGCGATCCTCGACCGCTGA
- a CDS encoding acyl-CoA dehydrogenase family protein produces MDLNPTPEQEAFRQEVRTWLEANVPTDLPPLTSEAELGLYKDWERSLYEAGYAAIHWPAAYGGRDADLLTQAIFAEEYARSGAPQRINVLGLGLFGPTLMVHGTDEQKAQWLSGILSCDDIWVQGFSEPDAGSDLAALRTSAVLEGDTYVVNGQKIWTSQGRFGDWMFALVRTNQDAPKHKGITYLAIDMHTPGIDVRPITQINADPGFAEVFFDDVRVPAANVVGGVDNGWRVAMTTLGFERGTGLGSHVRFQKDLDGLVAIARARGVAGDPRVRDALAALHARNQVFRHNGNRTLTTLSSGGQIGPEASLNKLYWSTMERDIFETGMELLGPYAELEDPGLDGVDATDWHKKYWYSRGACIYAGTTQIQKNIIAERVLGLPKEPRIAAGT; encoded by the coding sequence ATGGACCTGAACCCGACGCCTGAGCAGGAGGCGTTCCGCCAGGAGGTGCGGACCTGGCTCGAGGCCAACGTCCCCACCGACCTGCCGCCCCTGACCTCCGAGGCCGAGCTGGGCCTCTACAAGGACTGGGAGCGCAGCCTGTACGAGGCCGGCTACGCCGCCATCCACTGGCCCGCCGCCTACGGCGGTCGTGACGCCGACCTGCTCACCCAGGCGATCTTCGCCGAGGAGTACGCCCGCTCCGGCGCACCGCAGCGCATCAACGTCCTAGGGCTCGGCCTGTTCGGCCCGACCCTGATGGTCCACGGCACCGACGAGCAGAAGGCGCAGTGGCTGTCGGGCATCCTCTCCTGCGACGACATCTGGGTGCAGGGCTTCTCCGAGCCCGACGCCGGATCGGACCTCGCGGCGCTGCGGACCTCCGCGGTGCTGGAGGGCGACACCTACGTGGTGAACGGCCAGAAGATCTGGACCTCCCAGGGCCGCTTCGGCGACTGGATGTTCGCGCTGGTGCGGACCAACCAGGACGCGCCGAAGCACAAGGGCATCACCTACCTCGCGATCGACATGCACACACCGGGCATCGACGTCCGACCGATCACCCAGATCAACGCCGACCCGGGGTTCGCCGAGGTCTTCTTCGACGACGTGCGGGTGCCGGCGGCCAACGTCGTCGGCGGCGTCGACAACGGCTGGCGGGTCGCGATGACGACCCTCGGCTTCGAGCGGGGCACCGGCCTCGGCAGCCACGTCCGCTTCCAGAAGGACCTCGACGGCCTGGTCGCGATCGCCCGCGCCCGCGGGGTCGCCGGCGACCCGCGGGTCCGCGACGCGCTCGCCGCGCTCCACGCGCGCAACCAGGTCTTCCGCCACAACGGCAACCGGACGCTGACGACGCTGTCGAGCGGCGGGCAGATCGGCCCGGAGGCCAGCCTCAACAAGCTGTACTGGTCCACGATGGAGCGCGACATCTTCGAGACCGGGATGGAGCTGCTGGGCCCCTACGCCGAGCTCGAGGACCCCGGGCTCGACGGCGTCGACGCGACGGACTGGCACAAGAAGTACTGGTACAGCCGCGGCGCGTGCATCTACGCCGGGACCACCCAGATCCAGAAGAACATCATCGCCGAGCGCGTGCTGGGGCTGCCCAAGGAGCCCCGCATCGCCGCGGGGACGTAG
- a CDS encoding cell wall-binding repeat-containing protein, which produces MGRIVAGTGSVLVLVLVLALPAVAQPPEIRRLAGPTRIETAIAISADTYGAGRAGAVVLARSDAFPDALAGGPLAASVDGPLLLTPSTTLAPVTLEEIRRVLPAGGTVLVLGGESAISAAVESAVADAGYATRRLAGSNRIETALAIARAAAPRPGFITVATGNDFPDALIGGALATTFADGVLLLTDADRLPATVDAYLDEHATADVVTVGPAAAAAVPEAFTVSGDTPSLRSVAAAETFYGGIDPSGVSVASVEDYPDGLAGAPHAFDAGSLPLLLTPSEQLPQRHVDYLSSLDARGRSYVYGGARAVEDAVVEQMRAALTR; this is translated from the coding sequence GTGGGACGGATCGTCGCGGGGACGGGGTCGGTGCTCGTCCTCGTGCTGGTGCTCGCGCTCCCCGCAGTCGCCCAGCCCCCCGAGATCCGCCGGTTGGCCGGTCCGACGCGCATCGAGACGGCGATCGCCATCTCGGCCGACACCTACGGCGCGGGCCGCGCCGGCGCGGTCGTGCTCGCACGATCCGACGCCTTCCCCGACGCGCTCGCGGGCGGACCGCTCGCGGCGAGCGTCGACGGACCGCTGCTGCTGACCCCGTCCACGACCCTCGCGCCGGTGACGCTCGAGGAGATCCGCCGCGTCCTCCCCGCCGGCGGCACCGTCCTGGTCCTCGGCGGCGAGTCGGCGATCAGCGCCGCGGTGGAGTCCGCCGTCGCCGACGCCGGGTACGCGACCAGGCGGCTGGCGGGATCGAACCGGATCGAGACGGCGCTCGCCATCGCGCGCGCAGCCGCCCCCCGCCCGGGGTTCATCACCGTCGCCACCGGCAACGACTTCCCGGACGCGCTGATCGGCGGGGCCCTCGCCACCACGTTCGCCGACGGCGTGCTGCTCCTGACCGACGCCGACCGGCTGCCCGCGACGGTCGACGCGTACCTCGACGAGCACGCCACCGCCGACGTGGTCACGGTCGGCCCGGCGGCGGCCGCCGCGGTCCCGGAGGCGTTCACCGTCAGCGGTGACACCCCGTCGCTGCGCTCGGTCGCCGCTGCCGAGACGTTCTACGGCGGGATCGACCCCTCCGGCGTGTCGGTGGCCAGCGTGGAGGACTACCCCGACGGTCTGGCCGGCGCGCCCCACGCCTTCGACGCCGGCAGCCTGCCCCTCCTCCTCACCCCCTCCGAGCAGCTGCCCCAGCGGCACGTCGACTACCTCTCGTCACTCGACGCCCGGGGCCGGTCCTACGTCTACGGCGGGGCCCGGGCGGTCGAGGACGCGGTGGTCGAGCAGATGCGCGCCGCGCTGACGCGCTGA
- a CDS encoding SDR family oxidoreductase yields MPVLVTGVEGAVGRRAVHQLAAGGGEVRAFVQADLAAPARSEALAGSYRQLGCKVAHGHLDDEAHLETALEQVHTVLHLLGRPTDDPAAHLDATATVVSAAIGAGCRRLVLLSDLAIAQVAQNPWLEALAEAEELAADAPLESVVLRCAVIVGPDDPLTAALAAGALGDDPPGAHWPVSWIDVATTAVLADAERDLDTSLHVEASLTGPARVTTADLARRLAELVAHEPEAPAGGALPAHAADLLTRTTERPEGALISQGTPIDAGW; encoded by the coding sequence ATGCCGGTACTGGTCACGGGGGTCGAGGGGGCGGTCGGTCGCCGGGCGGTGCACCAGCTGGCGGCCGGCGGTGGGGAGGTCCGCGCGTTCGTGCAGGCCGATCTCGCCGCCCCCGCGCGCAGCGAGGCCCTGGCCGGGTCCTACCGCCAGCTCGGTTGCAAGGTCGCCCACGGCCACCTGGACGACGAGGCCCACCTGGAGACCGCGCTCGAGCAGGTCCACACCGTGCTGCACCTCCTCGGTCGTCCGACCGACGACCCGGCGGCGCACCTCGACGCGACCGCCACGGTCGTCAGCGCGGCGATCGGGGCGGGGTGTCGCCGCCTGGTGCTGCTGAGCGACCTGGCGATCGCCCAGGTCGCTCAGAACCCCTGGCTCGAGGCCCTGGCGGAGGCCGAGGAGCTGGCCGCCGACGCGCCCCTCGAGAGCGTCGTCCTGCGCTGCGCGGTCATCGTCGGGCCGGACGACCCGCTGACCGCGGCGCTGGCCGCGGGCGCGCTCGGCGACGATCCCCCCGGCGCCCACTGGCCGGTCTCCTGGATCGACGTCGCCACCACGGCGGTCCTGGCGGACGCCGAGCGCGACCTCGACACCTCGCTGCACGTCGAGGCGTCCCTGACCGGGCCCGCTCGCGTGACGACCGCCGACCTCGCCCGCCGCCTCGCCGAGCTGGTCGCGCACGAGCCCGAGGCCCCCGCGGGCGGGGCACTCCCCGCCCACGCCGCCGACCTGCTGACCCGCACCACCGAGCGGCCCGAGGGCGCGCTCATCAGCCAGGGCACCCCGATCGACGCCGGCTGGTAG
- a CDS encoding protein kinase: protein MDDLRPGTRIGPYTIRQVAGRGAVGIVYMADHEVLDRRVAVKTLSPLYADEGVFRERFSREAQGAAAVRHPNIISVFDAGEHEGIPYLVMTYVDGPDLERVLSDRGGRLEPAEAVLICAAVADALDAAGAQGLAHRDVKPANILLEGWEPERYGGPRRRPHVYLTDFGLVRSSAQVTVTRTGQFVGTLLYMSPEQIESKAIPASDQYSLACVLWECLTGTFPFTPSGGSTLSLLSKHLNDPVPPFSAQPGGRWSPGLDAIFARALAKKPQDRFPTCGDFMDAVTRELGLGTSAPRSTPEPPVAALEGTGRSGSAPPPPAASATTSGVASAASGPPPPHAGAVPMDDTRPPPTAPGPAGPPGYPPGLPPGLPSPQAQAPPSPNRNGVIAAIAVVLLLLAAAIVAYLVATGDDDVSLSDEASAAEVAGDEVAEAAEPDGAVETTAAGDLVDDPATAGGDDGDTATAEGAAPEAQGLVAFVADGEVWAQATDGQAPVDVTAGRVPGAAQPAWRPGTDELVVASEAGLVLLGLDGGEPQPLTDDGGHSDPAWDPTGSQLVFSAPAADGARDLVVLELGAEPRPLGLPVLLAAQGGGTIAQRPTWSPDGGVVTFHVAGGPDGLRLWSVDPVSGPPEPVLGVAEGDAFHPAYTRAGDLVYSSRGDPSTDAAVVQVLELALATSRVVAQADGVDAKDADPSPCGDWIAYQVDLPEGPRIAVAPLDGAGDTAEIPLPEGVGAVTDPAWAGQACPA, encoded by the coding sequence ATGGACGACCTCAGGCCCGGCACGAGGATCGGCCCCTACACGATCCGCCAGGTGGCGGGGCGGGGGGCCGTGGGGATCGTGTACATGGCCGACCACGAGGTGCTCGACCGCCGGGTGGCGGTCAAGACCCTGAGCCCCCTCTACGCCGACGAGGGGGTGTTCCGCGAGCGGTTCAGCCGTGAGGCGCAGGGCGCCGCAGCCGTCCGGCACCCCAACATCATCAGCGTCTTCGACGCCGGCGAGCACGAGGGCATCCCCTACCTGGTGATGACCTACGTGGACGGCCCGGACCTCGAGCGGGTGCTCAGCGACCGCGGGGGCCGCCTCGAGCCCGCCGAGGCCGTGCTCATCTGCGCCGCGGTGGCCGATGCGCTGGACGCCGCCGGCGCCCAGGGGCTCGCGCACCGCGACGTCAAGCCGGCGAACATCCTGTTGGAGGGGTGGGAGCCCGAGCGCTACGGAGGACCCCGACGGCGCCCGCACGTCTACCTGACCGACTTCGGGCTGGTCCGGTCCTCCGCGCAGGTGACGGTCACCCGGACCGGCCAGTTCGTCGGGACCCTGCTGTACATGTCGCCGGAGCAGATCGAGTCGAAGGCGATCCCGGCGAGCGACCAGTACTCCCTCGCCTGCGTGCTGTGGGAGTGCCTGACCGGCACCTTCCCCTTCACCCCGAGCGGCGGGTCCACGCTCTCGCTGCTCAGCAAGCACCTGAACGACCCGGTGCCGCCGTTCTCAGCACAGCCGGGCGGGCGGTGGTCGCCGGGCCTCGACGCGATCTTCGCCCGGGCGCTCGCGAAGAAGCCGCAGGACCGGTTCCCGACGTGCGGGGACTTCATGGACGCGGTCACCCGGGAGCTCGGCCTGGGCACCTCGGCCCCCCGCTCGACCCCCGAGCCGCCGGTCGCCGCACTCGAGGGGACGGGACGGTCCGGGTCGGCGCCTCCGCCACCCGCGGCCTCGGCCACCACGTCGGGGGTCGCCTCGGCCGCGAGCGGGCCGCCCCCCCCCCACGCCGGTGCCGTGCCGATGGACGACACCCGCCCGCCCCCCACCGCGCCCGGGCCCGCGGGACCGCCGGGGTACCCACCGGGTCTGCCCCCCGGCCTGCCGTCCCCGCAGGCCCAGGCGCCGCCCTCGCCCAACCGGAACGGCGTCATCGCGGCCATCGCCGTGGTGCTGCTCCTGCTCGCGGCGGCGATCGTCGCCTACCTGGTCGCGACCGGCGACGACGACGTCAGCCTGTCGGATGAGGCCAGCGCCGCAGAGGTGGCGGGTGACGAGGTCGCCGAGGCGGCGGAGCCCGACGGCGCCGTCGAGACGACGGCGGCGGGCGATCTCGTGGACGACCCGGCGACAGCCGGAGGCGATGACGGGGACACGGCGACGGCCGAGGGGGCCGCGCCGGAGGCGCAGGGACTCGTCGCCTTCGTCGCCGACGGCGAGGTGTGGGCCCAGGCCACCGACGGCCAGGCGCCGGTGGACGTGACCGCCGGGCGCGTGCCCGGCGCGGCGCAGCCCGCCTGGCGCCCCGGGACTGACGAGCTGGTCGTCGCCAGCGAGGCCGGACTGGTGCTCCTCGGGCTGGACGGCGGCGAGCCGCAGCCGCTGACCGACGACGGCGGGCACAGCGACCCGGCGTGGGACCCGACCGGCTCGCAGCTCGTGTTCAGCGCGCCCGCCGCGGATGGCGCGCGGGACCTCGTCGTCCTCGAGTTGGGCGCCGAACCCCGGCCGCTCGGGCTGCCCGTGCTGCTGGCCGCCCAGGGCGGCGGGACCATCGCCCAGCGACCCACCTGGTCACCGGACGGAGGTGTGGTGACCTTCCACGTGGCCGGGGGACCGGACGGGCTCCGCCTGTGGAGCGTCGACCCGGTCAGCGGGCCGCCCGAACCGGTGCTCGGCGTGGCGGAGGGCGACGCCTTCCACCCGGCGTACACCCGCGCCGGTGACCTGGTCTACTCCTCCCGCGGTGACCCGTCGACCGATGCCGCGGTCGTCCAGGTCCTCGAGCTCGCGCTCGCGACCAGCCGGGTCGTCGCCCAGGCGGACGGCGTCGACGCGAAGGACGCCGACCCCTCCCCCTGCGGTGACTGGATCGCCTACCAGGTGGACCTGCCGGAGGGGCCGCGCATCGCGGTGGCGCCGCTCGACGGCGCGGGCGACACCGCGGAGATCCCCCTGCCGGAGGGGGTGGGGGCGGTGACCGATCCGGCCTGGGCCGGGCAGGCCTGCCCCGCCTGA
- a CDS encoding enoyl-CoA hydratase/isomerase family protein, with protein sequence MGEFVSVQTDDGVATIRIDRAPVNALNVQMWGECADAARQVATDDDVRAVVLWGGPKVFAAGADIKAMREMSFTDAFAHAGELQEAFRTLAEVPKVVIAAVNGYALGGGCELALTADFRYAADNAKFGQPEIKLGLIPGAGGTQRLARLIGTQAAKEWVYGGEMYDAETCRQLGLVDRIYPADEVYDRAVESARAYAAGPYALRMAKKAIDEGMGLDLASALKLETELFAATFATRDREIGMDAFLAKDRAEFTQR encoded by the coding sequence GTGGGAGAGTTCGTCAGCGTCCAGACCGACGACGGGGTCGCGACGATCCGGATCGACCGGGCGCCCGTCAACGCCCTGAACGTCCAGATGTGGGGCGAGTGCGCCGACGCCGCCCGCCAGGTCGCGACCGACGACGACGTGCGCGCCGTCGTGCTGTGGGGCGGCCCGAAGGTCTTCGCCGCCGGCGCGGACATCAAGGCGATGCGCGAGATGTCCTTCACCGACGCGTTCGCCCACGCCGGCGAGCTGCAGGAGGCCTTCCGGACCCTGGCCGAGGTCCCGAAGGTCGTCATCGCCGCGGTCAACGGCTACGCCCTGGGTGGCGGATGCGAGCTGGCGCTCACCGCGGACTTCCGGTACGCGGCGGACAACGCGAAGTTCGGCCAGCCCGAGATCAAGCTGGGGCTGATCCCGGGCGCCGGCGGCACTCAGCGCCTCGCCCGGCTGATCGGTACCCAGGCGGCCAAGGAGTGGGTCTACGGCGGGGAGATGTACGACGCCGAGACCTGCCGCCAGCTGGGCCTCGTCGACCGGATCTACCCGGCCGACGAGGTGTACGACCGCGCCGTCGAGTCCGCCCGCGCCTACGCAGCCGGCCCCTACGCGCTGCGGATGGCGAAGAAGGCGATCGACGAGGGGATGGGCCTCGACCTGGCCTCGGCGCTCAAGCTCGAGACCGAGCTGTTCGCCGCCACCTTCGCGACCCGGGACCGCGAGATCGGCATGGACGCGTTCCTCGCGAAGGACCGCGCCGAGTTCACCCAGCGCT